In Trichocoleus sp., the DNA window TCCTTTGCCGAATCTGGCTATCTTGGCTTACGAGAAACGATTCTGGAGTTTCCTTATGGGGAAGAAGTGCCAGAAACGCTGCGATCGGTTTGCACCTGGATCAGCGAGGAGGATTGGCTAGGAGAAGCAGAAGCAGCGAGCAAGGCAGAGGAAGTTTAGGAAAATCTTGACCTGAACCTGATTCGCTTTTATCAATCTGTGCAGTCAAATTTCCTGTCTATTGTGCATTTGGAGTATCCCTATCAAGCTATGACTCCACCCGGTGCACCAACAATCGATCGAGGTAAACCAGAATGCCGATCGCCCCAATCACGCTTACAGATGCGACCAGCCAGAATCCATGAGCCACCCCAACCAACTGACCCATTGCCCAACCGCCAACTGTGGGCCCAATAAAATAGCCGACTGCCCAGCAAAGCGAATTAATTGATAGATACACCCCACGCATCGCTTCCGGAGCCAGAGCCACCACCAGAGCAGAAGCAGCAGGCGTGTAGGCAACTGTGGCAACTGCCATCACACCCACGCTCAGCGCTGCGAATAAAAGCATATTGCTGGTCAAACTGCCCGTTAACCAAACCAGCAGAAACCCGATCGCCCAAACCCCTGCCGAGAGCATGAGAGCCTGTGGACGAGTAAAGCGATTTAGCCAGCGGGCGATCGGCAATTGGCACAAGGCAGCAAAGGCGATATACCAGGAGAACAGCGCACTTAAAGTGATAAAACTTGAACCCTCAGCAGGGGCAATTTTGGCAAAGTTGGTGAAATAAATGGGAAGTGCCGTGTTGACGAGCGACAAATAGGTGGTAAACAGCACATTGACAATTACGTAAATTCGCAGGGGATGATCGCGTAGTGCGACCAACCAACCGCGCCAAGACTGAGCATGGGTGCGATCGGGTTTGCGAGTTTCTCGAATTGCCCGGTAAATAATGACAAAAAACACCAGGAAGGAGATGCCATCAATCCAAAACAGAGTTCGAAATGCGCCTGTTGCACTCACTAGAAAGCCGCCAAGCACGACTCCCAACGCCAAACCTATGTTGTCTGACAGGCGAGTTAAGGCATAAGCTTCATTGCGCTGATCGATCGTGGTCAGGTCAGCGACGGCTGCTTCCATGGCAGGCCAATAAAGCCCAACCCCCAGCCCCATCAGGAGATTTCCGGCAAGGAAGGTGGGAAAGTTGTAGCTCATTGCCAAAACTAAATCTGCGACTGCGGAAAAAGCGGCGGACAACAATATGGTCTTGCGTCGTCCCCAGCGTGGTGAATCTGCCATCAAACCGCCAGCAATCCGCCCAAATACGCCCGAAATCGATTCGCTGCCAATGCCAAACCCAACTGCGGCAGCCGATAACCCGACCTGATTCACAAAAAAAACGGCTGCATAAAACAGAACGAACCCTGTGCCGATCTGTGATAGCAACCGCCCCAACATCAAAATCCAAATTGCCCGATCGAGCTTGGGTAGATGAAAGAAACGACGGGAAAAGGATTTCATGCGATCGGGAACAGAGGAAGATTACCTTTGTCAGTGTACTCTCTCTTTAAAACCCCATCCCGTCGGTCAAAAATAAACTGAACTAGGCTCTTGCTGCCAAGCCAAAGAAGTTCAGCGGGACAGTTTTGTCTCTCACTGTGCCCACTTGCGTTGCGGCTCCTGTGTTCAGATCAACCGTGTAGAAAGAAGAACCGGATGCGGCATAAGCGGTATTGACTCCGTTGCTGCTGACAATATCAAAGCCATTGCTGTCAGCAAAATCAGCATTGAGCGCACCGACTAAATTTTGGGTTCCAGCGTTAGGTGGGTTCTGGGTGAACAAGCGATCGGTGGTTGAGTCGATGCCGAAGAGCGTTGTTGTCGTTGAACCCGCAAAGCTATTCGTGTAGGCTGATGCCGTAATGGACGTGGTAGCTCCATTGAGGTTACCGTCTGGCTGGAGTCCAGCAAGCGTTGTGTTGGCGTCTACAACAGCATTCGTGTCGGGATTGAGGCGGAGGTTCTGACCGGAATTGCTGACTACGCGCAGGCGATCGACGGTGGGGTTAAAGTCAAAGCCAAAGCTGGTTCCAGTTAAGGGGAGCGCAAATGTCCCTGTTCCTGCTGCGGTTGCTGCGCCTGTCGTTTGGTCGATCGTGTAAAGACGGTTGCTGCTGCCGAGTCCGAAGAGTTGCCCGGTCGCGGGGCGGAAGTCAATGCCTAAGAGATTTTCACCAGCCTGTAAACCGGAAACAGCAAGGCGGGTAACGTTGTTTAAGTTGTCAGAATTGAAAAACGCCAGCGTATTGCTATCGGTTAAGCCGACAAACTTAGCGGTTGTGGGGTTGGGAGCAGCTAGGGGACTCGTCGAGAGCTTCAGCTTAAATGGGCTTGCGCCACTTTGACGTGCAACTTTGACATAGTAAACGCCTGGATCAAGCACCGTATTGATTGATTCATCCAGCTTGCCCGGATTGCTAGAGCTAAGCAGGCTCTTCCGGTTGCCGTCAAACAAAGTTAGATCTAAATTACCCTTCAGCTTGGCGATCGAGGCTTGCAAACTACTCCGCGCCGAGACTTTAAAGCTAACAAAGTCAGCCTTATCATTGCGATCGAGCGAATTTGAGATAACTTTATTGCCCTTCAACTGGCGGAGATTTTGAGCCTTTGCAAAGCTGTTTCCTAGATCACTAGCCATTTTCCGATCCCGTTCATGTAGCTTTTACAAAAACAGTACGAGTAAAAAAACGGATCGGATGCAGGGTTGCCAAAATTTTTTTGAGCTGCGATGCTCGACCTCCTTAAATATGCTGAAGCAAATATACTGAAACTGCCATGTCCCCTGGAACTAAACCAAATCACGCTAGGGGATTCGAGAAGGCTGCTGCAGCGATCGCTTGATCATTATCTCCCGTCTGCGACTCCTAGCCCTCTTGATCAAACTCGTCATCTGCCTCAGGCTTTTTGATCTCATCCTTAAAGCCCCTCAATGTCTTGCCTAAGGTATTGCCCAATTCTGGGATTTTTTTAGGTCCAAAGATGATCAGCACGGCAAGTGCAATAATGCCAACTTCTGCCCAACCTAAACTAAACATATTGTCTTCCTCTTGTTTTCCCCGTCGCAGATCCTTTCATCAGTGCCTTCCATCACTATAGAGCGTGAAGCTCTCATTCCATTGCATGAAGTATGCTCAGTCTGATCACTCCAGTTCTCAACTTTCGTTGCAATCTGGTAAGGTCGATCGCGGCTGAATTCTATCCTGCGGTATTCTGAGAGATCGGCACGCTAGAGCCGCTTGATATCAACCTTTTTACATTAATAGACGGTTATTCATATGTCTTCCCCCTCTCTTGTTTCAATCCGCGAACAGCAACATCCCCTGATTCATCAACTGGCAGATCAAATTGAAGCGATTTGGAGTCAATATCTGGATCTCTCTCCCTACCATCTGCCCGAAGATCTGGGCTACGTTGAAGGCAAGTTAGAGGGAGAAAAGCTAACGATCGAAAACCGCTGCTATCAAACCCCTCAATTTCGTAAGCTGCACCTGGAACTGGCAAAGCTGGGTAATGCCCTCGATATCCTGCACTGCGTCATGTTTCCTAACCCAGACTATGCCTTACCCATGTTTGGCTGTGACCTGGTCAGCGGACGGGGACAAATTAGTATGGCAATTGCCGATCTTTCACCCATCAGCAGCGATCGAACGCTTCCCACTCGTTATCAGGCTGATTTAGCAGCGCTCCCACAGGGAGAATTTACGCAGTCTCGCAGCTTACCCGATTGGGGCGATATTTTTTCTGAGTTCTGTGTTTTGGTACGTCCCAGCAATGCTGAAGAGGAAGCCCAATTTCTGTCACAGGTAGGATCATTCCTGAAAATTCATTGCCAGCAAGCCACAAACACCTCCCCCACCCCCGATCGCCAAGCTGAAATCCTTGCCGGACAGCGCTACTACTGCGCTCAGCAACAGCAAAACGACAAAACGCGCCGTGTCCTCGAAAAAGCTTTTGGAACTGCCTGGGCAGAACGCTATATGACAACTGTGCTGTTTGATATGCCAGCGTAAGGCAAGTGGCAGGTCGTAGGCACGAAAGAACCTACCTTGTAACAACAAGCAGCAGTTCAAAACAGTTCAAAGTCCCCAGTTTTGAGGATTTAGGGGAATGATAACGCACCACCTCAAATCGTTTTCTGCTCCCTAATTCTTTCCCCACATCTCTGCGTCTTCTCTCCCTCCTCCCCCCACAACCATGACTCCCATTCACGTGATTGGCATTGGGCTTGATGGTGCTGTTAGCCTGACTGAATCCGTGCGGCAAACGATCGAGCAGGCAACCCTCTTAGTCGGCAGTGCACGTCATCTCAGCTATTTTGCAGAACATCCTGCCGATCGCCTGATTCTGGGAGATTTTCGAGCTGCGATCGAATGCATTCGGCAGCACTTGGCTCACACTTCTGAGCCACAAATTGAGCCGCAAATTATTATTCTCACCTCTGGCGATCCGCTGTTCTTTGGGTTAGGTCGCCTGCTGCTTGCAGAATTGCCATCAGAGCAGATGACGTTTCACCCACATCTCAGTTCGGTGCAGTTAGCTTTTAGCCGCATCAAAGTTCCCTGGCAAGATGCTCATCTCATTAGTGCTCATGGTCGATCGCTGGATGAACTGACCAGAGCATTGCAGCAAGGAGCCGAAAAGATTGCGATTTTGACAGATCATCAGAACACCCCTGCCACGATCGCTCGTCTGCTGATTGGTTTAGAGTTGCCTGGTGCTTATCAAGCCTGGGTTTGTGAGAATTTGGGCAGCCTGGAGGAGCAGGTTCAGTGTTATATGCCGCAAGCCCTGGTCGATCGAACCTTTGCACCGCTGAATGTTGTGGTTTTGGTACGAAGTGAGCAGCACCAGGCACTTGAGCTAGAACATCTCCCTGCATTTGGTTTATCGGATCACTACTTCCTCAGCTTTCGCGATCGTCCTGGCTTAATCACCAAGCGAGAGGTGCGGTTGCTGGTTTTAGGTGAGTTGGGGCTGCGATCGGGTCAAGTGATCTGGGATATTGGCGCAGGGACAGGCTCCGTATCGATCGAGATCGCGCGGCTTTGCCCGGAGAGTAAGATTTATGCGATCGAGCAAACTGCGGTTGGGATTAGCCTGATTCAGCAGAACGCCCAGCGGTTTCAGGTCAATCACGTTGTGCCTATCCACGGGAAAGCTCCCGATAGCCTGAATGAACTGCCTGCTCCCGATCGCATTTTCATTGGTGGCAGTGGCGGAAACCTAGAAGAGATTCTGGCAGTTTGTCAGCAGCAGATTCAACCTGACGGCATCATTGTTTTAGCACTGGCAACCTTAGAACATCTCACAACAGCCCTTGATTGGCTCAAGTCTGAAGCTGCCGATCGCTGGAATCACCATCTGCTTCAGGTGCAACTATCTCGCTCCGTCCCGATCGCGGCTTTGACTCGCTTTGCCCCCCTCAACCCGGTCACCTTACTGACCCTAACGCCAAACCCAAAGTACAGCAGCCGTCACCAGTAAAAACAAAAGCCCCATCACTCCTGCCAGCGGCTTATCGTCTAGCCCAGTGAACCAGGCATAAGCTTTACCTGTGTAGCGAATCAGCCCTAACGTATCAAGGCTTGCCATTGTCCAGATCCAGCCTGCATGGAGTCCCCAGGCTAAGCCAATATTGCCACCGTCTACCGATCGCGCCAGCACTAATACCATCCCCATCAGCCACAGCCCCGGTAGTTGAGGCACATTCTCTCGCCCTTCCCAGACCAGATGCAGCACGGCAAAAACGAAGCTCACCAGGATTGCGGTACTCCAGAGCGAAAAATCTACTTGCAGCGTTGTAATAAAAAAGCCGCGAAAAATTAGTTCTTCTGTCAAACCGATCCAGAGTCCAATGAGCAGCGTCAAGCCGATCGTCGAAAGCACAGGACTGACAGCAGGAGGCGATTTATGAGAATCATCTGTTTTAGCGGTCGCTCCTGGTTCCCACTGTAGCCAACCCAGCCCCCATTCCAGCCCAAACAAAGCCAGTAGCCCAACAACGCCGATCGCCAACCCCAGACCCATCGAACGCAAAACAGCCCCATTCCAGGGCAAGCCATATTTTGCAAAGCTTGATCCCTCAATTGCCACAATTCCCCAAATTACGAGGGGGGCAAGTGCATAAAGGGATGCAACCAGGGGTAGCTTTTGCGCCGGAGAAATGGGTTGAGGAGGTTGCCATTTCAGCAGACGCGCCAGGGGTAGAGCAATGGGTAGCCAGCTAATAAGCCAGACAAACAGAAAAATTGAGACTCGCAACAATGCTGACGCTTCTTCCCAGACAGCCACTGCTAAAGGAAAGAAACTAACGAGCAGATGATGAAAGAAATTCAAGCGGATAGAGGGCGAGTTTAGCAATTGACTTCGGTTTAGAAGCACATGGAGGTGATGTATCTATGCTTCAAATCAGGATTTCTGCCAGCTTCTAAAAAATAGATTGTGCTGCGATCGATTGTTTAGAAAGCTTATTCTTTATCAAGCAGGCGATGACCAAGGCTCAAAATCTGATTCTGCTTTCTAGATAAATTCACGCTTCATAACTTTCAAAAATTAAAGATGGACTTTGTTAAACAAGATTAGCTGTTGCTTACTCGTCTTCGTCCTCTTCATCTTCATCTTCTTCGTCATCTTCATCATCAACAAAACTGTTATTGCTATCAATCTGAATCAGATGAATGTGCTTATAGCCTAGCTTGATTTCAAACTCGTCTCCAGGCTTCAACCCCATTTTTTCAGTGTAGGTTGAGCCAATCACAATTTGTCCATTTTTATGAACGCTAACTCGGTAGGTTGGTTCACGACCCCGACCATCCTTAGTTCCTTCTGCATTGAGAGAAGTACCTTTTGCTTCTAAAAGAGCCTCAAAGAAATCTGCCAGATTTACACGCACCTGGCTATTTTTTCCAGAGGTGTAATAGCCGCAGCGTTTTGCTTTCTCTCTTCGGGGTAAGTGTGAGAGTTCTTTTACTTTTTGAAGTAGTGCTTTTCCTGTAAGCGGCGTTGGTGAAATGTCAGACATTGCTTTTCCTGAATTTCCTTTCAATCGGCAAAGGGCAAATAACGGTAAATTTAGAATTTACTATTATGAATATAACTCTAAAGTTCACTAATGCGATAGCCGTCTCCGTCTCAAATCCGAAAAAGTTTCGATTCTACTTGACACCTCAAATCTGCAGTTTTAGTAAGTTTCTACAATTTTCTTTATATTTAGATTAACCGCTTTGATTAAAGTCTTTGATTGATTCAACGACGATTTCAAATTAAAACTTTGGATTACCAGAGAGAGTTCTACGAAGAGAGCCCTTGTTTTTGTAGAGCACCAACAGAGAAACCTACAAATATCTCTGCATCAAGCGCTCCTCTATGACAAACTGTCAAAAGAATTGAGAATTATTCCTTAGAAACTTCGATCGCCTTACTAGAAGATCAAGACAAATCTGCCTCCTTCAATTTTCGATCGTCAATTTTACGGAAAGGCTTGATAAAAATCTTTGTCCTTCGCAATTTAACCTTACTTAAATTTGCTTCTTAAAATGCGCTTAAGCTTTTGTCTAAAGTCTGTCCCTTAGCCTGAACGCTCCGTAAAATTCAGCCTAGACTAGTAGGTAGATTGCCTCACTCGATCGCTATTCGATACAAGTCCCATGCAAGTCATATTTAAAGTTGTTCGACAAAATTTAGATTCTGCACCCTGGGTTCAGAGCTATCAGCTTGAAGTAGAGCCAGGAAACACAATTCTCGATTGCTTAAACCAAATTAAATGGCAGCAAGATGGCACGCTGGCATATCGCAAAAATTGCCGGAATACGATTTGTGGCAGTTGTGCTGTCCGCATCAACGGTCGATCGGCACTTGCCTGTAAGGAAAATGTGGGGAGTGAAGTCAGCCGATTGCAGGAAATCACCGCTGGAAATCCGCTGTACCCTCCTGCTGATTCAGAAATCCCGACCATTACAGTCGCCCCAATGGGCAATATGCCCGTGATCCGTGATTTGGTCGTGGATATGAAAAGCTTTTGGGACAATCTGGAGGCCGTTGATCCCTACGTCAGCACTGAAGCGCGTGCCCTGCCCGAACGAGAGTTTTTGCAAACACCGGAAGAGCGCGATCGGCTCAATCAAGTCGGTAACTGCATTCTCTGCGGAGCTTGCTACTCCGAATGCAACGCGCGTGAAGTCAATTCAGAATTTGTCGGACCTCATGCCCTTGCCAAAGCTTACCGGACGATCGCAGACTCCAGAGACAGCAAAACAGAAGAGCGGATTGAGCAATACAGCGAAGGGACAAAAGGAGCCTGGGGCTGTACTCGCTGCTACTACTGCAATGCGGTCTGCCCCATGGAAGTGGCTCCAATGGATCAAATTGGCAAGATCAAGCAAGAAATTCTCGATCGCCAGGATGAGCAGTTTGGTCGTCCGGTGCGCCACCGTAAGGTACTCGTTGACCTGGTCAAAGAAGGAGGCTGGATCGATGAGCGAAAATTTGGTTTAAGAGTTGTGGGTAACTCTTTTCGAGACTGGCGCGGTATCCTCAGCCTCGGACCGTTGGGACTCAGAATGCTGGCGCGGGGAAAATTCCCGCTGGGGTTTGAACCTTCTGAAGGCGTTTCCGAAATTCGAGCGTTGATTGAATCAATCCAAGCCCTGGAATCTGAAGAAGGATGAGTCTCTCATCTGTCAATCCCAATTGTGAAAATCTTAACGGCAAGGCTATGCATCTCTAGCTCTCTCGCTTTGAGGGAATTCGACTTCAAAGTCCCCCATTTTGGGGGATTTAGGGGGCAATGCAGCAGGCAAACGAGCATCTAGCCATTTCTCAATGCAGTAATGCCAATCCTTGCAGGCACAGCGATTTCAACACAGCAATATCCAACTT includes these proteins:
- a CDS encoding phycocyanobilin:ferredoxin oxidoreductase, which produces MSSPSLVSIREQQHPLIHQLADQIEAIWSQYLDLSPYHLPEDLGYVEGKLEGEKLTIENRCYQTPQFRKLHLELAKLGNALDILHCVMFPNPDYALPMFGCDLVSGRGQISMAIADLSPISSDRTLPTRYQADLAALPQGEFTQSRSLPDWGDIFSEFCVLVRPSNAEEEAQFLSQVGSFLKIHCQQATNTSPTPDRQAEILAGQRYYCAQQQQNDKTRRVLEKAFGTAWAERYMTTVLFDMPA
- a CDS encoding DUF4394 domain-containing protein; the protein is MASDLGNSFAKAQNLRQLKGNKVISNSLDRNDKADFVSFKVSARSSLQASIAKLKGNLDLTLFDGNRKSLLSSSNPGKLDESINTVLDPGVYYVKVARQSGASPFKLKLSTSPLAAPNPTTAKFVGLTDSNTLAFFNSDNLNNVTRLAVSGLQAGENLLGIDFRPATGQLFGLGSSNRLYTIDQTTGAATAAGTGTFALPLTGTSFGFDFNPTVDRLRVVSNSGQNLRLNPDTNAVVDANTTLAGLQPDGNLNGATTSITASAYTNSFAGSTTTTLFGIDSTTDRLFTQNPPNAGTQNLVGALNADFADSNGFDIVSSNGVNTAYAASGSSFYTVDLNTGAATQVGTVRDKTVPLNFFGLAARA
- a CDS encoding AbrB family transcriptional regulator, coding for MSDISPTPLTGKALLQKVKELSHLPRREKAKRCGYYTSGKNSQVRVNLADFFEALLEAKGTSLNAEGTKDGRGREPTYRVSVHKNGQIVIGSTYTEKMGLKPGDEFEIKLGYKHIHLIQIDSNNSFVDDEDDEEDEDEEDEDE
- a CDS encoding twin-arginine translocase TatA/TatE family subunit; protein product: MFSLGWAEVGIIALAVLIIFGPKKIPELGNTLGKTLRGFKDEIKKPEADDEFDQEG
- a CDS encoding MFS transporter produces the protein MKSFSRRFFHLPKLDRAIWILMLGRLLSQIGTGFVLFYAAVFFVNQVGLSAAAVGFGIGSESISGVFGRIAGGLMADSPRWGRRKTILLSAAFSAVADLVLAMSYNFPTFLAGNLLMGLGVGLYWPAMEAAVADLTTIDQRNEAYALTRLSDNIGLALGVVLGGFLVSATGAFRTLFWIDGISFLVFFVIIYRAIRETRKPDRTHAQSWRGWLVALRDHPLRIYVIVNVLFTTYLSLVNTALPIYFTNFAKIAPAEGSSFITLSALFSWYIAFAALCQLPIARWLNRFTRPQALMLSAGVWAIGFLLVWLTGSLTSNMLLFAALSVGVMAVATVAYTPAASALVVALAPEAMRGVYLSINSLCWAVGYFIGPTVGGWAMGQLVGVAHGFWLVASVSVIGAIGILVYLDRLLVHRVES
- a CDS encoding CPBP family intramembrane glutamic endopeptidase: MNFFHHLLVSFFPLAVAVWEEASALLRVSIFLFVWLISWLPIALPLARLLKWQPPQPISPAQKLPLVASLYALAPLVIWGIVAIEGSSFAKYGLPWNGAVLRSMGLGLAIGVVGLLALFGLEWGLGWLQWEPGATAKTDDSHKSPPAVSPVLSTIGLTLLIGLWIGLTEELIFRGFFITTLQVDFSLWSTAILVSFVFAVLHLVWEGRENVPQLPGLWLMGMVLVLARSVDGGNIGLAWGLHAGWIWTMASLDTLGLIRYTGKAYAWFTGLDDKPLAGVMGLLFLLVTAAVLWVWR
- a CDS encoding succinate dehydrogenase/fumarate reductase iron-sulfur subunit, which produces MQVIFKVVRQNLDSAPWVQSYQLEVEPGNTILDCLNQIKWQQDGTLAYRKNCRNTICGSCAVRINGRSALACKENVGSEVSRLQEITAGNPLYPPADSEIPTITVAPMGNMPVIRDLVVDMKSFWDNLEAVDPYVSTEARALPEREFLQTPEERDRLNQVGNCILCGACYSECNAREVNSEFVGPHALAKAYRTIADSRDSKTEERIEQYSEGTKGAWGCTRCYYCNAVCPMEVAPMDQIGKIKQEILDRQDEQFGRPVRHRKVLVDLVKEGGWIDERKFGLRVVGNSFRDWRGILSLGPLGLRMLARGKFPLGFEPSEGVSEIRALIESIQALESEEG
- the cbiE gene encoding precorrin-6y C5,15-methyltransferase (decarboxylating) subunit CbiE, with amino-acid sequence MTPIHVIGIGLDGAVSLTESVRQTIEQATLLVGSARHLSYFAEHPADRLILGDFRAAIECIRQHLAHTSEPQIEPQIIILTSGDPLFFGLGRLLLAELPSEQMTFHPHLSSVQLAFSRIKVPWQDAHLISAHGRSLDELTRALQQGAEKIAILTDHQNTPATIARLLIGLELPGAYQAWVCENLGSLEEQVQCYMPQALVDRTFAPLNVVVLVRSEQHQALELEHLPAFGLSDHYFLSFRDRPGLITKREVRLLVLGELGLRSGQVIWDIGAGTGSVSIEIARLCPESKIYAIEQTAVGISLIQQNAQRFQVNHVVPIHGKAPDSLNELPAPDRIFIGGSGGNLEEILAVCQQQIQPDGIIVLALATLEHLTTALDWLKSEAADRWNHHLLQVQLSRSVPIAALTRFAPLNPVTLLTLTPNPKYSSRHQ